Proteins from a genomic interval of Bradyrhizobium sp. CCGB01:
- a CDS encoding DUF2232 domain-containing protein, producing the protein MMAFGLIALIAGAASALMFASIVSGALISLVLFYLAPLPLMVASIGWGPLCASLGGIAAAVGLGALFGLPYCIAFAVTVALPACWLGHLVLLSRRTGPVTPEAATEPPAEPELEWYPVGRILLWIAGFAALTTIAALLTLGTDADTIIGTLRRGLMRLLRATDPQTSGEAGQFVDALVRIAPAAATIVAMMTLTLNLWLSAKVTATSGRLRRPWPDMMTAELPPMTLVGLCVALAFCFTGGLLAIFAQIVTAALMMGYAFTGFAVLHTLTLALKSRTFWLGSTYAVVVVFGWPVIAMVILGLADAVFGFRERFLRTRQPPPLPTP; encoded by the coding sequence ATGATGGCTTTTGGACTGATAGCCCTGATCGCCGGCGCTGCGTCGGCCCTGATGTTCGCCTCGATCGTGTCGGGCGCGCTGATCTCGCTCGTGCTGTTCTATCTCGCACCGCTGCCGCTGATGGTCGCCTCGATCGGCTGGGGTCCGCTTTGCGCGAGCCTCGGCGGCATCGCCGCCGCGGTCGGCCTCGGTGCCCTGTTCGGCCTGCCCTACTGCATCGCCTTTGCCGTCACCGTCGCGCTGCCGGCGTGCTGGCTCGGCCATCTCGTCCTGCTCAGCCGGCGGACAGGCCCCGTCACACCGGAGGCCGCCACCGAGCCGCCGGCCGAACCCGAGCTCGAATGGTATCCGGTCGGCCGCATCCTGCTGTGGATCGCGGGCTTCGCCGCGCTGACCACGATCGCCGCCCTGCTCACGCTCGGCACCGATGCCGACACCATCATCGGCACGCTGCGCCGCGGCCTAATGCGCCTGCTCCGCGCCACCGACCCGCAGACATCGGGCGAAGCCGGCCAGTTCGTCGACGCGCTGGTGCGTATCGCACCGGCCGCCGCCACCATCGTCGCGATGATGACGCTCACACTCAATCTCTGGCTCAGCGCCAAGGTGACGGCGACCTCAGGCCGGCTGCGCCGTCCGTGGCCGGACATGATGACGGCCGAGCTGCCGCCGATGACGCTGGTCGGGCTCTGCGTCGCACTCGCCTTCTGCTTCACCGGCGGGTTGCTCGCGATCTTCGCGCAGATCGTCACGGCGGCGCTGATGATGGGCTACGCGTTCACCGGCTTCGCCGTGCTGCATACGCTGACGCTCGCGCTGAAGAGCCGCACCTTCTGGCTCGGCTCGACCTACGCCGTCGTCGTCGTGTTCGGCTGGCCCGTCATCGCGATGGTGATCCTCGGCCTTGCGGATGCGGTGTTCGGCTTCCGCGAGCGCTTCCTGCGCACGCGCCAGCCGCCGCCACTGCCGACCCCTTAA
- the rpsR gene encoding 30S ribosomal protein S18, giving the protein MAEAGARRPFFRRRKSCPFTGANAPKIDYKDSKLLMRYVSERGKIVPSRITAVSAKKQRELARAIKRARFLGLLPYVIR; this is encoded by the coding sequence ATGGCTGAAGCTGGTGCACGCCGTCCGTTTTTCCGTCGTCGCAAGAGCTGCCCGTTCACGGGCGCTAACGCTCCGAAGATCGACTACAAGGACTCCAAGCTCTTGATGCGCTACGTCTCCGAGCGCGGCAAGATCGTGCCGAGCCGCATCACCGCGGTGTCGGCCAAGAAGCAGCGTGAGCTCGCCCGCGCCATCAAGCGCGCGCGCTTCCTGGGCCTGCTGCCCTACGTCATTCGCTAA
- the rpsF gene encoding 30S ribosomal protein S6: MALYEHVFLARQDASTQQVEELTAQMTGIVEGLGGKVTKTENWGVRSLTYRMNKNRKAHFVLLNIDAPSAAIAEIERQERISEDVIRYLSVRVEELEEGPSAMMRKADRDRERDDRGGGFRGDREGGGFRGDREGGFRGGDRDGGGFRGDRGPRRPRDEAETTTTDAE, translated from the coding sequence ATGGCTCTCTATGAGCATGTATTTCTCGCGCGTCAGGACGCGAGCACGCAGCAGGTCGAAGAGCTGACTGCGCAGATGACCGGCATCGTCGAGGGTCTCGGCGGCAAGGTCACCAAGACCGAGAATTGGGGCGTTCGCTCCCTCACCTATCGCATGAACAAGAATCGCAAGGCGCACTTCGTGCTGCTCAACATCGACGCGCCGTCCGCGGCGATCGCCGAGATCGAGCGCCAGGAGCGCATCAGCGAAGACGTGATCCGCTATCTCAGCGTCCGCGTCGAGGAGCTGGAGGAAGGCCCGTCCGCGATGATGCGCAAGGCCGACCGCGACCGCGAGCGTGACGACCGTGGCGGCGGCTTCCGTGGCGACCGCGAAGGCGGTGGCTTCCGTGGCGACCGCGAGGGCGGTTTCCGTGGCGGCGATCGTGACGGTGGTGGCTTCCGCGGTGACCGCGGTCCGCGCCGTCCGCGTGACGAAGCTGAAACCACAACGACGGATGCGGAGTAA
- a CDS encoding TetR/AcrR family transcriptional regulator C-terminal domain-containing protein has translation MAEKSVHEPLEAAGDPKHAARATRSAGRKMRSLLLDAASPLFRERGLSGTAITDIAAAADAFPSQITYYFRTKEALFVECACRDLLYLARATEQAALKARTPREYTHALAETVTASDSIAFFAEALTLTRRRQDLAPLVERTIERLHGEGARAYASQVERHGWRSLRAPDESSRRFWAVAIGVILEGYAMGRSPDELCAEMLRVLGEQAKSNDDIARLRLVGERDASSNSNEEG, from the coding sequence ATGGCGGAAAAGTCGGTCCATGAGCCGCTTGAGGCGGCTGGCGACCCCAAGCATGCCGCACGCGCCACGCGTTCGGCCGGCCGCAAGATGCGGTCGCTGCTGCTGGATGCCGCGAGCCCGCTGTTCCGGGAGCGGGGGCTGTCGGGCACGGCGATCACCGACATCGCGGCGGCCGCGGACGCGTTCCCGAGCCAGATCACCTATTACTTCCGCACCAAGGAGGCGCTGTTCGTCGAATGCGCCTGCCGCGATCTGCTGTATCTCGCACGCGCGACCGAGCAGGCGGCGCTGAAGGCGCGCACGCCGCGTGAATACACCCATGCGCTGGCCGAGACCGTGACGGCGAGCGATTCGATCGCCTTCTTCGCCGAGGCACTGACGCTGACGCGCCGGCGCCAGGATCTGGCGCCGCTGGTCGAGCGCACCATCGAGCGCCTGCACGGCGAAGGCGCGCGCGCCTATGCGAGCCAGGTCGAGCGGCACGGCTGGCGCTCCCTGCGCGCGCCCGACGAAAGCTCGCGGCGATTCTGGGCCGTCGCCATCGGCGTCATTCTCGAAGGCTACGCCATGGGGCGGTCGCCGGATGAATTATGCGCCGAGATGCTGCGCGTGCTCGGCGAGCAGGCGAAATCCAATGATGACATCGCGCGCCTGCGTCTCGTCGGTGAGCGCGATGCGTCTAGCAATTCGAATGAGGAGGGTTAG
- a CDS encoding fatty acid desaturase family protein: MTALRMRARDFLTDDQLADVRQRVTWKGVALIAHAWALIIGAIALVAWWPNPVTYVLAVAIIGSRQLGLAILMHDGAHGCLSADEKTNLALSQWFCAYPLFAETRSYRRYHLQHHARTQQEDDPDLVLSAPFPITQLSYRRKFIRDITGQTGYQQRKAQLLNALGPKDWPWRQRATHFWEKLGPQCLANAVMFAVLAAAGVWWAYPLLWLVPLLTWMMVITRIRNIAEHAVVPDSSDPLRNTRTTHANFLERLFIAPYYVNYHLEHHLLFYVPCYNLPKVHRLLSASRHAGRMEVQPGYAAVLRLATAKPNRDDRPGQLVNSARRAQAGSEVDANQTAGGF, from the coding sequence ATGACCGCGCTTCGCATGCGTGCCCGCGATTTCCTGACCGACGATCAACTCGCCGACGTGCGCCAGCGCGTGACCTGGAAGGGCGTCGCGCTGATCGCCCATGCCTGGGCGTTGATCATCGGCGCGATCGCTTTGGTCGCGTGGTGGCCCAACCCGGTCACCTATGTCCTCGCCGTCGCCATCATCGGCTCGCGCCAGCTTGGGCTCGCAATCCTGATGCATGACGGCGCGCATGGCTGCCTGTCGGCCGACGAGAAGACCAATCTGGCCCTGAGCCAGTGGTTCTGCGCCTATCCTCTCTTCGCGGAGACGCGGAGCTACCGGCGCTATCACCTTCAGCATCATGCGCGCACCCAGCAGGAGGACGACCCCGATCTCGTGCTGTCGGCGCCGTTTCCGATCACGCAGCTGAGCTATCGCCGCAAGTTCATCCGCGACATCACCGGGCAGACCGGCTACCAGCAACGCAAGGCGCAACTGCTTAACGCGCTCGGGCCGAAGGATTGGCCGTGGCGTCAGCGCGCCACGCATTTCTGGGAGAAGCTCGGCCCGCAGTGCCTCGCCAATGCCGTGATGTTCGCAGTGCTGGCGGCGGCCGGTGTGTGGTGGGCCTATCCGCTGCTATGGCTGGTGCCGCTCCTGACCTGGATGATGGTCATCACCCGCATCCGCAACATCGCCGAGCATGCCGTCGTGCCCGACAGCAGCGATCCCTTGCGCAATACCCGCACCACACATGCGAATTTTCTCGAGCGCCTGTTCATCGCGCCGTACTACGTGAACTACCACCTCGAGCATCACCTCTTGTTCTACGTGCCCTGCTACAATCTGCCGAAGGTGCATCGCCTGCTGAGTGCGAGCCGGCACGCCGGCCGCATGGAGGTGCAGCCGGGCTACGCCGCGGTGCTGCGGCTTGCGACCGCGAAGCCAAACCGCGATGACCGGCCGGGGCAGCTCGTGAACAGTGCGCGCCGTGCACAGGCTGGGTCGGAGGTCGACGCCAATCAGACGGCCGGCGGATTTTAG
- a CDS encoding GGDEF domain-containing protein, which yields MATMVPLESTVSASAGHPRRPRFPFHASVEWLLAGPRPQPDDIHNELLQQRTNKTRTMVVAILASLLIASLAAALTGAAWAYAWVLAELALGSTRICLMMRALARAKRDRRAPVNVSPIWAGLASVVLISAGCYQCVASGVMPLVLMAGIGLANLVGGIASRNAGTPRYGILLICILTLPFAVATILSPVPFLFIIGLQTPVYTAGMIFLLLENHKILLDLHHSERNNRLMAHHDLLTGLPNRALNQKLFAEMLDGPWPEAASASSKLTVFCVDLDGFKGVNDRFGHAAGDAVLVAVAKRLRASVRDVDFVCRLGGDEFVVLLPDITEREAVVVAERIISRVCEPFEFAPAACVGASIGIASAPRDGTTADELLSAADRAMYEAKRRGKGDFVIHRGVELVAEIVPLVPLAKTPALAC from the coding sequence ATGGCAACAATGGTCCCACTGGAATCCACCGTTTCCGCTTCGGCCGGGCATCCGCGGCGGCCGCGGTTTCCTTTCCATGCCAGCGTCGAATGGCTGCTCGCCGGCCCACGTCCGCAGCCTGACGACATCCACAACGAATTGCTGCAGCAGCGGACCAACAAGACCAGGACGATGGTCGTGGCCATACTGGCATCGCTGCTGATCGCATCGCTTGCCGCCGCGCTGACCGGTGCCGCATGGGCTTATGCCTGGGTGCTGGCGGAGCTGGCGCTCGGCAGCACGCGCATCTGCCTGATGATGAGGGCCCTCGCACGGGCGAAGCGCGACCGGCGGGCGCCGGTGAACGTCTCGCCGATCTGGGCGGGGCTCGCCTCGGTCGTCCTGATTTCCGCCGGCTGCTATCAATGCGTCGCATCGGGCGTCATGCCGCTGGTGCTGATGGCCGGCATTGGACTGGCGAATCTCGTCGGCGGCATCGCCTCGCGGAATGCCGGCACGCCGCGCTACGGCATTCTCCTGATCTGCATCCTGACGCTGCCGTTCGCGGTGGCCACGATCCTGTCGCCGGTGCCGTTCCTGTTCATCATTGGCCTGCAAACGCCTGTTTACACGGCGGGGATGATCTTCCTGCTGCTGGAGAACCACAAGATCCTGCTCGATCTCCACCATTCCGAGCGCAACAACCGCCTGATGGCGCATCACGACCTGCTCACCGGCCTTCCCAACCGCGCGCTGAACCAGAAGCTCTTCGCCGAGATGCTCGACGGCCCGTGGCCGGAAGCCGCGTCGGCCAGCTCGAAGCTGACCGTGTTCTGCGTCGATCTTGACGGCTTCAAGGGCGTCAACGACAGGTTTGGACATGCAGCAGGCGACGCCGTCCTCGTTGCGGTGGCGAAGCGCCTGCGCGCCAGCGTGCGCGACGTCGATTTCGTGTGCCGGCTCGGTGGCGACGAGTTCGTCGTGCTGCTGCCTGACATTACCGAGCGCGAAGCCGTCGTCGTGGCCGAGCGTATCATCTCGCGCGTCTGCGAACCGTTCGAGTTCGCGCCGGCGGCCTGCGTCGGAGCCAGCATCGGCATCGCGTCAGCGCCGCGCGACGGCACCACCGCCGACGAGTTGCTGAGCGCAGCCGACCGCGCGATGTACGAGGCCAAGCGCCGGGGCAAAGGCGATTTCGTGATCCATCGCGGCGTCGAGCTCGTCGCCGAGATCGTGCCTCTCGTCCCCCTCGCTAAAACTCCCGCGCTGGCCTGCTAA
- the fabD gene encoding ACP S-malonyltransferase, which produces MTAAFTFPGQGSQAVGMGKALADAFPMARAVFDEVDAALGEKLTATIWDGPAETLQLTQNAQPALMAVSVATLRVLEAEAGFSVGRDAAFVAGHSLGEYSALAAAGSLTISDTARLLRTRGLAMQKAVPVGAGAMAALLGLDYEAAMEVATEAAQGQVCQAANDNGGGQVVVSGDKAAVDRAVEIAKTKGAKRAMLLPVSAPFHCKLMQPAADAMAEALAKVTIKAPAAPLVSNVLASAITDPDEIRRRLIEQVTGTVRWRESVAYMAGQGVTRFFEIGAGKVLSGLVKRIADGAVGVSVGGPNDIAAAKDALAAAKQG; this is translated from the coding sequence ATGACGGCAGCATTCACATTTCCGGGGCAGGGGTCCCAGGCGGTTGGCATGGGCAAGGCCCTGGCCGACGCCTTCCCGATGGCGCGCGCCGTGTTCGACGAGGTCGATGCCGCGCTGGGGGAGAAGCTGACAGCGACCATCTGGGATGGTCCGGCAGAAACCCTCCAGCTCACCCAGAACGCCCAGCCGGCGCTGATGGCGGTGTCTGTCGCCACCCTGCGCGTGCTGGAGGCTGAAGCCGGGTTTTCCGTGGGGCGGGATGCAGCCTTCGTGGCCGGCCACTCGCTCGGTGAATATTCGGCGCTGGCCGCGGCCGGCAGCCTGACGATTTCCGACACCGCGCGGCTGCTTCGCACGCGCGGTCTCGCAATGCAGAAAGCCGTGCCGGTCGGCGCCGGCGCGATGGCCGCGTTGCTCGGCCTGGATTATGAGGCCGCCATGGAGGTCGCCACCGAGGCGGCGCAGGGCCAGGTCTGCCAGGCCGCCAACGACAATGGCGGCGGGCAGGTGGTGGTCTCCGGCGACAAGGCCGCGGTCGATCGCGCCGTCGAGATCGCCAAGACCAAGGGCGCCAAGCGCGCAATGTTGCTGCCTGTGTCCGCGCCGTTCCATTGCAAGCTGATGCAGCCGGCCGCGGACGCCATGGCGGAAGCGCTGGCCAAGGTCACGATCAAGGCGCCGGCCGCGCCGCTGGTGTCGAACGTGCTGGCGAGCGCGATCACCGATCCCGACGAGATCCGCCGCCGTCTGATCGAGCAGGTCACGGGGACGGTGCGTTGGCGCGAGTCGGTTGCCTATATGGCAGGGCAGGGCGTCACCCGTTTCTTTGAGATCGGCGCCGGCAAGGTGCTGTCAGGACTCGTCAAGCGCATCGCGGACGGCGCCGTCGGCGTTTCGGTCGGTGGTCCCAACGACATTGCCGCCGCCAAGGATGCATTGGCCGCTGCGAAGCAGGGCTAG
- the fabG gene encoding 3-oxoacyl-[acyl-carrier-protein] reductase, translating to MFDLTGKKALVTGATGGIGGAIAQALHAQGATVAISGTRKEVLDELAGKLGERTHVLPCNLSKADEVEALVPAAEAAMGQVDILVANAGITRDNLFVQLRDEDWEEVININLTSTFRLARAATKLMMRKRFGRIIAITSVVGVTGNPGQGNYTASKAGLIGMIKTLGAEYAKRGVTANCIAPGFIKTPMTDALNDKQRETILTKVPAARLGTPEDIAAAAVYLSSNEAAYVTGQTIHVNGGMAMI from the coding sequence ATGTTCGATCTGACTGGCAAGAAGGCGCTCGTCACCGGCGCGACCGGCGGCATCGGCGGCGCGATCGCGCAGGCGCTGCACGCGCAGGGCGCTACCGTCGCGATCTCGGGAACGCGCAAGGAAGTGCTGGATGAGCTTGCCGGCAAGCTCGGCGAGCGCACCCATGTGCTGCCCTGCAATCTCTCCAAGGCCGACGAGGTCGAGGCGCTGGTGCCTGCCGCGGAAGCTGCGATGGGTCAGGTCGACATCCTCGTCGCCAATGCCGGCATCACCCGCGACAATCTCTTCGTCCAGCTCCGTGACGAGGACTGGGAGGAGGTCATCAATATCAATCTGACCTCGACCTTTCGCCTGGCGCGGGCCGCCACCAAATTGATGATGCGCAAGCGCTTCGGCCGCATCATTGCCATCACCTCGGTGGTCGGCGTCACCGGTAATCCCGGGCAGGGCAACTACACCGCGTCGAAGGCGGGCCTGATCGGCATGATCAAGACGCTGGGTGCCGAATACGCCAAGCGGGGCGTCACCGCGAACTGCATCGCGCCCGGCTTCATCAAGACGCCGATGACGGATGCGCTCAACGACAAGCAGCGCGAGACGATTCTGACCAAGGTTCCGGCCGCTCGGCTGGGGACGCCCGAGGACATCGCGGCGGCCGCGGTTTACCTGAGTTCGAACGAAGCAGCTTACGTCACAGGGCAAACCATCCACGTCAACGGCGGCATGGCCATGATCTGA